TGCGTTACGCCAACCACCCATATCCGCGCCACCTATCGAAACTTCTTCTCGCCCTCCACGCGCTGGCAGTTCTCCGGCCTGCGCCTCGCCCAGGACGTCTCGAAATAACCTGAACACCCGCGCGCGAATAAGAGCCTCCCGCGAGCCACACCACGCGAGGCTTCTCCATTGAAAGCTCACCCACCGAGCTACTCCTCAAGTGAGCCGATTCGAGCCCGCAACTCGCCCATACCAGAGTCCCGAATCCTTCACGATCCGCCTCTGATCGCGGAAGTCGACATAAGTCAACCCGTATCGCTGCGTGAATCCGTCTGCCCACTCGAAGTTATCGACCAGACTCCACGCGTGATACGCACGAACCTTCGCTCCATCCGCAATTGCCCGCGCCAACTCGGCCAGAATCTCCCGATGAAACGCAATCCGCCGCGCATCAGGAACCCGCCCACTGGCATCAGGCCCATCCAGATAGCAGCAGCCATTCTCGCTGATCTCGATAATCGGGTGGTTGAACTCCCGCGAGATCTGCGTCACCAGGTCATAGATGCCACGCGGCCAGATCTCCAGCCCAGCTTCCGTCAACGGCCCCTCGGTCGGCATCTCCACATGCATCTGCGTCAGCGGATCACGTGCTGCCCCTCCTCCCTCACCCTCGGTCTCCGTGCCGAAGTGTCCCCCAACCCCCGCACTCCCGCTAGCATTCGATACGACTCGCCGGGTGTAGTAGTGGAACCCAACCCAATCCAGCGGAACCTTCATGATCTTCTCATCGCCCGCTTTGAATCCCATCGCCTCATACGGCGTCGCGCCAACAAACGCCTTGGGATACTCCCCATGCATCGCGGGATTTAAAAAGTAGAGGTTGTTCATCGCGTGATACCGCGCCGTGGCTGCTCGATCCGCCTCACTGTCGGTCTTCGGATACGCCGGGGCCATCCCGTAAGCGCTGCCCACAGTAGCCTTCGCCGACGCCGCCTTGATCGCGCGAAACGCCTCGCCCTGCGCTAGGTTCACCGTATGCGCAGCCTTGAGAAACTGATTGAAGTCCGACTTGCACGGAGGAAAGACACCGACTCCGTAGCCATAGTAGGTAAACGTCCACGGCATGTTGAAGGGAGCCCACGTCGTGATCCGATCGCCCAAATGCTTCGCAAGAATCCCTGCGAAATCCGCATAATATGACGCCAGATCGCGGTTCGGCCACCCTCCGCGGTCTTCAAGCGCCTGCGGCAGATCCCAGTGATAGATGGTGCAGAACGGGCGAATCCCGGCTTCCATCAACGCATCGACCAGCCGACTGTAGTGGTCGATACCCTTCTGATTTACCGGTCCCGTTCCACTCGGCTGCACCCGTGACCACGACGTAGAAAACCGATAGCTCTTTTGATTGAGCCGCTTCAGAATCGCGATGTCGTCTTTGTAGAGGTGATATTGGTCGCAGGCGACGTCGGCCTTAGCCCCACCCTTCACCTTTCCAACCGTGTGCGCGAACCGATCCCAGTTCGATTCGCCCTTCCCATCGACGTTCCACGCGCCCTCTACCTGGTACGCCGCCGAAGCCATCCCCCACAAAAATCCATCCGGGAAGTGCGCACCTTCAATCTCAGATTCTGCTAAGGACCCCGGAACTCGGTCCTGCAACGTCGCTGAACTCGCCGCCAGCCCAGGGCTCGAAAACAGGGCGGCGCTTCCAGTGGCAAAGGAACTCCTCAAAAAAGTACGACGATCCATCCCAGACCCTCTTTTGAAAATGAAGCCCCGCAGTCGCCCCACCCGCAGGTCTCAAACTGATCTAGGATTATGTCAGCAATGCAGGACTCGATCAATGCAGGATTCCATCAAACCCGTCGTCATCCCACCCTCTGCTCCACCCTCTGACGACGCGCCTCAGGAACTCCTGCCCGAAGACTTCTACTACGAAGGCCCATACCTCGTATTCACGGCCGCCTACCATCTCAAGCGCGGCTACTGTTGTAACTCAGATTGTCGTCACTGCCCTTACAAATAGGTCAATCCCAATTCAGTTGGGGATCTGTGGCAGCAGTGGTGGAACACCACCGTTGCGCGCATCGGCAACCGCGGTCTTCTGATTCCGCAGAGCATTCGCGTTCCGCACCAGGCTTATCACGCGCGGATCTTTGCGATACTTCGCCAGCACCTCGTCTGAATTCATCGATCCCAGCACGTCGAATCCGCCCTCACTGGAAAGCGTGAGGTAGCGAAGCATATTCTCTTCATCGCCGCGATGAGCATAGAGCCTCGCTATCTCGAAGCAGTAATGCGCATGATCCGCTGGCGAGAGCATGTGAGCCTCTATTCCGCTCGCTCCGTGGTGTTGCATCATGTCCGGATCCAGT
This Tunturibacter gelidoferens DNA region includes the following protein-coding sequences:
- a CDS encoding glycoside hydrolase family 1 protein, giving the protein MDRRTFLRSSFATGSAALFSSPGLAASSATLQDRVPGSLAESEIEGAHFPDGFLWGMASAAYQVEGAWNVDGKGESNWDRFAHTVGKVKGGAKADVACDQYHLYKDDIAILKRLNQKSYRFSTSWSRVQPSGTGPVNQKGIDHYSRLVDALMEAGIRPFCTIYHWDLPQALEDRGGWPNRDLASYYADFAGILAKHLGDRITTWAPFNMPWTFTYYGYGVGVFPPCKSDFNQFLKAAHTVNLAQGEAFRAIKAASAKATVGSAYGMAPAYPKTDSEADRAATARYHAMNNLYFLNPAMHGEYPKAFVGATPYEAMGFKAGDEKIMKVPLDWVGFHYYTRRVVSNASGSAGVGGHFGTETEGEGGGAARDPLTQMHVEMPTEGPLTEAGLEIWPRGIYDLVTQISREFNHPIIEISENGCCYLDGPDASGRVPDARRIAFHREILAELARAIADGAKVRAYHAWSLVDNFEWADGFTQRYGLTYVDFRDQRRIVKDSGLWYGRVAGSNRLT
- a CDS encoding DUF5522 domain-containing protein gives rise to the protein MQDSIKPVVIPPSAPPSDDAPQELLPEDFYYEGPYLVFTAAYHLKRGYCCNSDCRHCPYK